The sequence CGGACCGAGCAGGGCGATCAGGTCGCCGCGCAGCGGCTCGGGGGTGCCCGATGCCCGCCGGGCGGCGACCCGGTCGTGGGCGGGAGGCGCGGAGGCGGTGGGACGCAGGGACTCGGGCCTGGGCTCCAGCAGGGGCATGGCGGCACTCCTCCGGTGACGGTGCGTCAGGTCAGTGCGGTTCCCCCGGCCCGTCGACCAGGGTGGACAGCAGGCCGCCGAGCACCTCGCGCTGGTCGGCGGTCAGGGGGGCCAGGATCTCCTCCGCCGCGGCCCGGCGGGCGCTGCGCAACGCGCGCAGCGTCGAGCGGCCGGTGTCGGTCAGCTCGATCCGTACCACCCGGCGATTGGCCGGATCGGGCACCCGGCGCACGGCGCCCTGCGCCTCCAGCGCGTCCACCAGCGTCGTCACCGCCCGGGGGACCACCTCCAGCCGCTCGGCCAGATCGGCCATCCGGGGCGGGGTGCCGCGGCAGTGGCCGACGATGCGCAGCAGCCGGGACTGGGCGGGGGTGAAGGCGATGTCCAGGTGGGCCATATGGCGCTTCTGGGCGCGTTGCATCCGGCGGGTCAGCCGTACCAGCTGCTCGGGAAGGTTGGTGGTGACCGTCGGCTCGGGGGTGGGCATGTCACGAGGGTATCAGGACCTGGTTCATTGTGAGCTTAGGTAACAATGAGCTAAGCTCCATGAAATCCTTCGGTGCGCCGCACATCCTTCAGCGCACCACGCCGCACGCTCGTCCGTGCCGTTCCCCGTCCTCCCACCCACGTAGGAGCCCATGCATCCCCACGATCCCGACTGGACCCCACCGCCCAAGGACCCCGACGCACCACCGGTCCAGCTGCGGCGGATCCTCGCCCTCTTCCGCCCCTACCGCACCCGGCTGGCCCTGGTCGGCCTGCTCGTCGGCGCCTCGTCCCTCGTCTCGGTCGCCTCGCCCTTCCTGCTGCGCGAGATCCTCGACGTCGCGATACCCGGCCGGCGCACCGGGCTGCTCACCCTCCTCGCGCTCGGCATGATCGCCACCGCCGTCACCACCAGCGTCTTCGGCGTCCTGCAGACCCTGCTGTCCACCACCGTCGGCCAGCGCGTGATGCACGATCTGCGCACCGGCGTCTACGCCAAGCTCCAGCGGATGCCGCTGGCGTTCTTCACCCGCACCCGCACCGGCGAGGTGCAGTCCCGCATCGCCAACGACATCGGCGGAATGCAGGCGACGGTCACCTCCACCGCCACCTCCCTGGTCTCCAATCTGACCTCGGTGGTCGCCACCGTCGTCGCCATGGTCGCCCTCGACTGGCGGCTGACCGTCGTCTCGCTCCTCCTGCTGCCGGTCTTCGTCTGGATCAGCCGCCGCGTCGGCAACGAACGCAAGAAGATCACCGCCCAGCGGCAGAAGCAGATGGCCTCGATGTCCGCGATGGTCACCGAATCGCTCTCGGTCAGCGGCATCCTGCTCGGCCGCACCATGGGCCGCGCCGACTCCCTCACCCGCACCTTCGCCGACGAGTCCGAGCGCCTGGTCGGACTGGAGGTTCGCGCCAACATGGCCGGCCGCTGGCGGATGGCCACCATCGGCATCGTCATGGCCGCCATGCCCGCGGTGATCTACTGGGCGGCGGGTATGGTCCTCCAGCTCGGCGGCCCGGCCTTCTCCCTGGGCACCCTGGTCGCCTTCGTCTCGCTCCAGCAGGGCCTGCTGCGCCCCACCGTCTCGCTGCTGACCACCGGCGTGCAGATGCAGACCTCCCTGGCCCTCTTCCAGCGGATCTTCGAATACCTCGATCTGCCCGTCGCCCTCACCGAACCCGCCGAGCCGGTACGGCTGCCGGCCCCGCGCGGCGAGATCCGCTTCGAGAACGTGTCGTTCTCCTACGACCCCGAGGCCGACCCCACCCTCCACGGCATCGATCTGACCGTCCCCGCCGGCGGCAGCCTCGCCGTCGTCGGCCCGACCGGCAGCGGCAAGAGCACCCTGAGCTATCTGGTGCCCCGCCTCTACGACGTCACCGGGGGCCGGGTCACCCTCGACGGCCAGGACGTGCGCGACCTCTCCTTCGACACCCTCGCCCGCGCGGTCGGCGTGGTCTCCCAGGAGACCTACCTCTTCCACGCCTCGGTCGCCGACAACCTCCGCTTCGCCAAGCCGGACGCCACCGACGACGAGATAGCGCGCGCCGCCAAGGCCGCCCAGATCCACGACCACATCGCGGCCCTCCCCGACGGCTACGACACGCTCGTCGGCGAACGCGGCTACCGCTTCTCCGGTGGCGAGAAGCAGCGCCTCGCCCTTGCCCGGACGATCCTGCGCGATCCGCCCGTCCTCGTCCTGGACGAGGCGACCAGCGCCCTGGACACCCGTACCGAACACGCCGTCCAGCAGGCCATCGACGCGCTGTCCCGGGGCCGGACCACACTCACCATCGCGCACCGCCTCTCCACCGTCCGCGACGCCGACCAGATCGTCGTCCTGGACGGCGGCCGGATCGCCGAACGCGGCACCCACGACGAGCTCCTCGCCGCCGACGGCCGCTATGCGGCCCTGGTCCGCCGCGACGCCCACCGGGACGACGAGCGTGACGCACACCTCACGACGGACGCCGATCCGCTGATGACCGCTAAGTGACTCGCGGGTAAGGTCTCTCTCGCGGCGGCCAGTTACCTGGTCGGGGCGGCCGCCGCACCTTTTCGTCGCCGGGCGGGGCGTACGGGCGGGCGCGTCCGGGCGGGGGCGCTCGGGCAGGGGCAGCCCCCGCCCGTCCGTCAGAGGGTGGTGAGGTCCACCGCGGCGGCCATCTGCCGGTAGCCCTCGTCGTTGGGGTGCTTGTGGTCGCCGCTGTCGTACGCCGGCGCGAGTGCCTCCGGGTCGTCCGGGTCCGCCACGGCCGTGGCGAAGTCGGCGACCGCATCGAAGGCGCCCGAGCCGCGTATCCAGGCGTTGACCTCCCGTCGCTTCGCCTCGGCAGCCGGGGTGTGGTACTCGGCCCCCTTGAACGGCAGGAGGGTGCCCCCGATGATCCGCACGCCCGCCGCCCGCGCCTGGGCGATCAGGTCCTGGTACCCCGCGATCAGCGCGGCGGTCGGATGGTCCGGTGCGGGCTTGTAGGTCGGCAGATCGACCTCGCTGAACCCGATGTCGTTCAGCCCCACCAGCACGATCACCGAGCGCACTCCCGGCCGGTCCAGCACATCGCGCCGGAAGCGCTCGCCGGCCCGCTCCCCGTACCAGGCCGAATCGCTCAGCAGCAGATTTCCGCCGATGCCCTGGTTGAGTACGGGCCTCGGCATCCCCGCGGCGGCCAGCCGCTCGGCCAGTGCGTCCGGGTAGCGGCGGTCGGCGTCGAGGGTGGACCCGAACCCGTCGGTGATCGAATCGCCGAACGCCACCACCGCCTCCCGCCGCGCGGGACCGCCGTCCGCCAGCTCGACGGCGGCGAGGTGGTACCAGGACTGGGTCGTCTCCCCGAACGCCGCCGGGTCCGGGTCCGTCAGCCGGTCGCCCGCGGCGCGGTAGGCGGTGGCATACGCCTGGGCGTGGAAGGTGGCGGGCCCCGTCGGCCGCGCGAAGTACAGCGAGACGGTCAGGGACGCGAACGGCTCGGTCAACGGCTCGGTGGTCGGCTCTGCGGCCGGCTCGGCGGTCAGTTCGGCGGCGTCGCTGTGGACCTCGCCGCCCGCCGGGATGCGGACGGACGCGGCACCGCCGAAGGTGAGCCGTCGGACCGTACCCTTCTGCACCGCCGCGCCCTTGTCCGTACGGGCCAGGGTGGCACCGGTCACCTCCAGCGGGGCGCTCCCGTACCGGTTGGAGAGCCGGATCCGCGCCCGGGTGCCGGAGCCGGTCACCCGGACGACCTGGCGCAGGGTGTGGTCGCCGAATCCCTCCAGGGACCAGTTCGGGTGGAAGCCCTCGCTGGGACGTTGTACGGACGCGGCCCAACCCGTGTGCCAGGCAAGGGAGTTGATGCTGTCTTTCATGGCGGTACTCGTCTCTCCGTTGATCGTCCGGTGGCGATGACGGGGAGTCTTCCGGTCGGCGCGCGGGCCACCCAGCCCTCTGTGCTTGGTACGCAGCGGATGCCTACCAACGGCAGGGTCACCCTCGGGTCCGTCTGAGCGCCCGGCTCCAGTGGCGGGGCGTCGCTCTCGCGTTCGGCGGACGGTCGACGAAGACGGCGGTCCCGTAAGACACTTGGGCACCATCCGTACGCCACGTCGCCCTGGCTCCCGCACCACGTGGCCGCCCCCCAGTGCACCCATGCAACCCGCCCGGGACCGCGGAGACCGGTCCGCCGAAAAGACCCCGCCGGTACGGTGGATCTCCCCATCGGGCCAGGAGCCCGTCCCCTCGGATTGCGAGACGTCTGATGAATCAGCCCGCAGCCCACACCTACCTGGCCTCGGCCGTGGTGGTACACAACGCGCGCGTACTGATCGTGCGCCGCAGCTACAGCGAACGCTTTCTGCCCGGCGCCTGGGGCGTACCGTGCGGCAAGCTGGAGCGCGGGGAGTCCGCCGCGAGCGGCGCCCTGCGGGAGCTGAAGGAGGAGACCGGCCTGCTCGGCGCCATCATCGCGCACACCGGATCGTCCGCCTTCCTGAGCGACTATCAGGGCCGTCGCGTCCGCAACCACCAGGAGAACTTCGCCGTCCGCCCGCTCACCCTGGACGTGGTGCTGCCCAGCGCGGACCAGGCGTATCTCTGGGCCCGGCCGTCCGAGCTGGCAGGGATCGGGGTGGACGCCTACAACATGAACGTGATCCGGCAGGCCCTCGGCGGGCGGCTGGACGCGTCCGGCCTCCTCGGCCCGGCGGCGGCCGGTCCGCTGCGCTTCGCGTCGGCCCCGTTCAATAGCCCAAAGACCGTGCCAGGGCGTCGAGTTCGGCAAGATAGGCGGCCGTCGCCAGTGGAGTCTTGGGCGGTGGATCCGGCCGCCCGGCACCGCCGTTACTCCTGACGGGCGCGAAGACATCGGTCACCGCTCGCTGCGCCGCGGTCTCCAGGAACAGCGTGACGGTCGGCTCCTCGCTCACCACGCGGTGCAGCGCCCGCGCGTCCAGGCCGTAGCTGCTCCCGGCGCCGAAGCGCTCGTCGCCGGTCAGCCGCAGCCGCGCGGCGCCGACATGGTGCAGCCGCCAGGCACCGCCGGGGCCGTCGATGGTCTCGCGGTAGGCGACGGCGGGCAGACCGTCGCCCCAAGCGCCGGGCGGCGGCCCGTCCGCAGGGTCGTGTGCGACCGGCTCATAGCACTCCATACGGACCCGGCCGCGCACCACCGCCGAGGCGATGGCGCAGCGGTGGTTGTGGATGTCCTCGGGCGCGGGGCCCGCTCCGCCGTGCCACAGATGCACCCGCAGCATGTAGCGCGGGGCGCCGCCGAGCAGTAACAGCTTGTCGAAGCCCAGCACATGGCGGTACGAGAGCCGGGTGCAGTCGGTGAGGTCCTGATCGCCCGCGGATAATCGGCGCACCAGCGGGCCGAGCGTGTCCGGGCGGGCCAGCAGGGCGATCACCGCCCGCGCCGCCTCGGGCGACGGCGGCCGCGGCCCGCCGCCCAGCCGGTCCACCAACAGCCGCCGGACGTCCTCGATCTGCATGCCCGCCTCCCGCTCACCGGCTCATCCGTCCCGCTCGCCACGCCCCCGTATCCCGCACCCGCCCCCGACCACCCGTCGACCACCCGTTCACGACCGGCGGACCCGTACGCTGTACCACCGGCGCATCCGCACGCCTCACGGCCGGTGGACCATCAGCGCATAGCGGCGCAGGACCGACAGCCCCTGATACGTCATCCACACCGGATGTCCCATCGGCCCGTCCTCCCAGCGCCACACCCCGCCCCGCTGCATCCCCGACACCCGCGCCACTGCGGCCCTCAGCTGTGCCTCCCACGCCGTCGCCCCGGCGCCGTCCGCGGCCACCCGCCGCGCCCCCTCCGTCATCAGCGCACGGGCCACCCAGGCCGCCGCGAAATGCCGCACCGACAGCAACTCCTGGTGCAGCGGATCGTCGCTGCCCGGTCGTCGTACCTCCTCCTGGCAGTTGTCCAGATCGCCCGCGCCACCCGCCAGCAGCCAGCGCAGCCCCTCCTCGCGCACCGCCCGCTGCCGGTCGTCCTCGCCCAGCACCCCCGCCGCCCGCTCCAGCGCCACCACCGCCCGCGCGGTGTGCGCCGCCGACGGCGCCGGATTACCGCGCCCGGTGGCCAGCGCCGCACCCCAGCAGCGGTGTTGGCCGCGGGCGGGATCGGCCGTGGCGCCGTTGACCAGCACCGTGCGCAGCCCGTCCAGCGCGGCCGAGCCGGGCGCGGCGCGCAGCAGCCCGCGCAGGACATTGGTCACCACATAGGTGTTGGCCAGCCCCGGCGCATCGTGCTCCGGATCCAACAGCGCCTCACAGGAGCGGACTTCGGACTCCAGCAGCCGCGGGTCGGCCCCGGCCCGCGCCAGCGCGCCCAGCACGATCGCACTCACCTCGGGACGCGCCCCGCTGCCCTGCGACCGCGCGGCCCAGCCGCCGCCCGGCAGCCGCAGCCGCCACAGCGTCTCGGCGACCTCCCCGACCCGTATTCGGCCGTCCAGCGGCGCGATGTCCAGCAGGAGATGCAGACCGTAGGCCGTACCGAACGCCGTGGGATGCACCGGCGGATCGCTCTCGGCGAGGGAGTGCGGCCAGCCGGAGAGCGGTCCGCGGCCGGGCACATCGATCACCGACAGGCCGCGCCGCAGCGCCGTGTACGCACCGTCCATCAGCTCCGGCAGCGAACCGGCCGGCGACGGCGCGAGCGCGGGCGCCGCCGGTCGCGCCCCGGCCGCGGCGCGGGCATGCAGCAGCGCCGCCGCCAGCCAGACCACCGCGCCCGCCCCGGCCCCGGCCGCCCCCGCCACGCAATACCGTGCCGCCTCGCCCGCCAGATGCTGCGGCAGGAGCCCGAACAGCGCCTGGAACACCGCGAACGCGGCGGCCGGCGCCCCGAGCCGGCCCAGCCAGGTCAGCAGCCGCGAGGGGGCGGGGACCGGCGGAACGCTCGGCGCCACCGCCGGAACAGGCGCGGGCACCACACCGCCCGCGCCGGACATCCGTGGCCGTACGCGCTGCCGCAGCATCATCTGCTCCCTCCCCCCGGTCGGCACAACACCGCACCGCATACGCGGATTTGGCATCCCGATCAGTGTAAAAGTCCCCACTGACAGCGGGGTCGCACACCTGTCCAGGCCGGGGAGAGCGGCCTATTTCCGTCCCGGAGGCAACGGGACGGCAATCCGGCCGCTCAGCGCGACGGCAGCGGCCCGGCCCCGCCGCCCGTCAGCAGAATCACCTCCAGCGTCCGCGGCCCGTGCACCCCCTCGACCCGGTCGAGCTCGATATCGCTGGTCGCCGACGGGCCGGAGATCCACGTCAACGGGCGCCGCGGATCCAGCCGCGCCAGCGCCTCGGGCACCGAGCCGACGACCTGGTCCGGGACGCGGACGACGCAGAGGTGATGGTCGGGCACGAGCGTGATCCGGCGCCGCCCCTGGTCGGGCCCCGCGTCCAGGACGAGGGTGCCCGTCTCCGCGACGGCCACCGCACAGCCGGTCACCACGCTGTCCACGGTGTCGAGTTCGCGGGCCGTGGTCGCCGCCCGGTCCTCGACGAGGGCGGCGTCCGCGGCGGCCATCCACCACGGCTCCAGCCCCTGCGGCACCGCCACCGTCCGCGCCCCGCGCCGCGCTAGCAGCGTGCGGATCAGCACCGCCAGCCCCTCGGTATCGCTGCGGTGCACGACCGCCCGGTAGTCCGCGAGGTTCTCCGCGAGCAGCTCGACGGTCTCCTCCGCCGTACGGGAGCCGTGCACCCGCCGGTAGTCGCGGCGGACCGGCACCCGCTCGGGCCGCTCGCCGCCCGGCACATCCGCCAGCGCGCGCCGCACCCGCCCCAACACCTCGTCCCTGCTGCTCACGTACCCTCTCCTCCCTGCCGCGCGGACTCCGTGCCGGTGCCGCGGGTGCGCTGCCACCAGTCGCGGAACGACTCGGCCGGTACGGCCGGGAGTTCGCGGGTCTGTGACCAGGCCCGCCCCGGCCCCGGCAGCCGCCGCGGATGCAGGCGCCGGGTACGCGCCGCCAGCCGCATCCCGGCGCGCAGCACGCCCGGACGGTCGAACACCCAGCCCGCCGCCCGCATCGCCGCCCGCTCCGCGGCATGCCCCCTGGCGGGCCTGAGGACCGCCCGCGTCCCGCGCCGGGTCACCTCGCCGCCCTCCACCACCCGTTCCCGCAGGTGCACCAGCACCTCGGGAATGTCGATGGCCACCGGACACACCTCGTAGCAGGCCCCGCACAGCGACGAGGCGTACGGCAGAGAAGACTCCAAGGCGCCCTCCACACCCCGGAGTTGGGGTGTGAGGATGGCCCCGATGGGGCCGGGATAGGGCGAGCCGTACGCATGCCCGCCGGCGCGCTCGTACACCGGGCAGACGTTCAGACACGCCGAACAGCGGATACAGCGCAGGGCCTGCCGCCCGACGGTGTCGGCGAGGGTGTCGGTGCGCCCGTTGTCGAGGAGGACCAGGTGGAAGGTCCCCGGCCCGTCGCCGTCCGTGGTGCCGGTCCAGGTGGAGGTGTACGGGTTCATCCGCTCGGCGGTGGACGAGCGGGGCAGCAGCTGGAGGAAGATTTCCAGGTCCTGCCAGGTGGGGACGGTCTTCTCGATGCCGACGACGGAGATCAGGGTCTCCGGCAGCGTCAGGCACATCCGGCCGTTGCCCTCGGACTCGACGACCACCAGGGTGCCGGTCTCGGCCACCATGAAGTTGGCGCCGGAGATGGCCACCTTCGCCGACAGGAACTTCTCCCGCAGATGCAGCCGCGCCGCCTCCGCCAGCTCGGCGGGGGAGTCGGACAGCCCTTCCGGGGCCGGACGGCCCCATCTCCCCATCTCCGCCAGGAAGATGTCGCGGATCTCGGAGCGGTTGCGATGGATCGCCGGGACCAGGATGTGGGAGGGCAGATCGTTGCCGAGCTGCACGATCAGCTCCGCCAGATCCGTCTCGTACGCACGGATCCCGGCCTCGGCGAGCGCCTCGTTCAGCCCGATCTCCTGGGTCGCCATCGACTTGACCTTGACGACCTCGCGCTCGCCGGTCTCCCGTACCAGCTCCGTGACGATCCGGTTGGCCTCCTCGGCGTCCGCCGCCCAGTGGACCTGCCCGCCCGCCGCGGTGACCGCGGCCTCCAACTGCTCCAGATAGTGGTCGAGATGACGCAGCGTACGGTCCTTGACGGCGGCGCCCGCGGCCCGGAGCTGCGCCCAGTCGTCCAGCTCGGCGACGGCTCGGGCCCGTTTGTCGCGGATGGTGTGGGTGGCGTGGGTGAGATTGGCGCGCAGTCGGCCGTCGCGGGTGGCGGCGGCCGCGGCCCGGGGGAACGCGGGCATGCCCAGGTAGGCGCCGTTCACCGCACGCTCCCGTCCGCAGAGGTGTGTGCTTTCCTGCCGTCCATCGGGGCGTCCTCCGTACTGGCCAGGATCTCGGCGATATGGACCGGGCGGATGGGGGAGCCCTGCCGGGCGAGGGTGCCGCCGATATGCAGCAGACAGGAGTTGTCGACCGTACAGACCGCTTCGGCACCGGTGCCGATGAGGTGCCGGACCTTGTCGGCGCCCATCGCCGCCGAGACCGCCGGGTTCTTCACCGCGAAGGTGCCGCCGAAACCGCAGCACTCCTCGGCGCCCGGCAGTTCGCGCAGCTCCAGCCCTCGTACCTGGGACAGCAGGCGCCGCGGGCGGTCGCCCAGGCCCAGCATCCGCAGACCATGACAGGTGGGGTGATAGGTGACGGTGTGCGGGTAATACGCGCCCACGTCCTCCACCTTCAGCACGTCCACGAGAAATTCGGTGAGTTCGTACGTCTTGGGCACCGCCAGCGCCGCGGCGTCGGTGAGCTCCCGGCCGCGCCCTTCGGCGGCCGCCTTGGCAGCGATCCTCGGATAGTTGTCGCGCACCATCGCGGCGCAGGAGCCGGACGGGGTGACGACGTAGTCGTAGTCCTTGAACGCCCGGTCGAAGCGGCGTACCAGCGGCTCGGTGGCGTGCCGGTAGCCGGTGTTGAACTGGGGCTGGCCGCAGCAGGACTGCTCGGCGGGGAATGCCACCTCGACCCCCAGACGTTCCAGGAGCGTGACCACCGCCTGGCCCGTCCGCGGATGGAGGAAGTCGTTGATACAGGTGACGAACAGCGCTACGCGCACGGTGTCCTCTCCTTTCGGCCGCCGCGGGCTCTGGCGGCCGGCCGCCTCACCGGTACATGATCACCTGTCGGCTCATCCTGCCCCAGTGGCAGGCCCAGGAGAAGAACCGGGCGGCCGGCCGTGAACGGGGCCGCGCGAACGACCGTAGGACCGTAAGCAGGACGGGAAGCGGAGGACCATGCCGAGCGCACAGGACACAGCACCGGACCGGGCGGTCGACGACGGCCGCCCGCCGTCACGGCTACGGCAGCTGGCCGCGGCCTCGGTCGGCAACGCCGTCGAGTGGTACGACTGGTACGCCTACTCCTTCCTGGCGGCCTACTTCGCCGACCAGATCTTCCCCAAGAGCAGCGGCAACTCCCTGGTGCCGCTGCTGTCCTCCTTCGCGGTCTTCGCGGTCGGCTTCTTCATGCGGCCGGTCGGCGGGCTGGTGATGGGCGCGGTCGCCGACCGCCGCGGCCGGCGCAGCGCGCTGACCCTCACCATCCTGCTGATGGGCGGCGGCAGCCTGCTGGTCGCGCTCACCCCCACCTATGCGAGCGCCGGGGTGCTCGCGCCCGTCGTCCTGGTGATCGCCCGGCTCGTCCAAGGGCTTTCGGTGGGCGGCGAGTTCGCGGCCTCCACGACGTTCCTGGTCGAATCGGCCGGACCCGGCAGGCGCGGACTGTTCTCCAGCTTCCAGTACGTCTCGACCAGCATCGGCCAGCTGCTGGCGTCCGGCATCGCCGCGCTGCTGGCCGGGCAGCTCAGCGACCGGCAGATGGGGCAGTGGGGTTGGCGGGTGGCGTTCCTGGTGGGGGCGGTGCTGAGCCTGCTCGGGCTGTGGATCCGGCGAGGAGCCCAGGAGACCAGGAGTGCCGAGCGGCAGGCCGAGCGCCCCGGCCTCTTCGAGGCGCTGCGCCGCCATCCCCGGCAGTCCCTGCTGATCTGCGGCATCACCGTCGGCGGCACCATCGCCTACTACACCTGGACCACCTATCTCCCCACCTACGCCCAGGTCAATGCGGGCTTCGACAAGGGCGATTCGCTCACCATCGGAACCCTCTCGCTGGCGTTCTTCGCCGTGCTGCAACCGCTGGGCGGGCTGCTGTCGGACCGCATCGGCCGTAAACCGCTGCTGCTCGGGTTCTCGCTGGGCTTCGCCGTCCTGGCGGTGCCGCTGCTCCATCTGGTCTCCGACGCCTGGATCTCGCTGCTGCTGGTGCAGTGCGCGGGCATGGTGCTGCTGACCGGCTACACGGCCATCGCCGCGGCC is a genomic window of Streptomyces gilvosporeus containing:
- a CDS encoding (Fe-S)-binding protein, with amino-acid sequence MRVALFVTCINDFLHPRTGQAVVTLLERLGVEVAFPAEQSCCGQPQFNTGYRHATEPLVRRFDRAFKDYDYVVTPSGSCAAMVRDNYPRIAAKAAAEGRGRELTDAAALAVPKTYELTEFLVDVLKVEDVGAYYPHTVTYHPTCHGLRMLGLGDRPRRLLSQVRGLELRELPGAEECCGFGGTFAVKNPAVSAAMGADKVRHLIGTGAEAVCTVDNSCLLHIGGTLARQGSPIRPVHIAEILASTEDAPMDGRKAHTSADGSVR
- a CDS encoding ABC transporter ATP-binding protein, which gives rise to MHPHDPDWTPPPKDPDAPPVQLRRILALFRPYRTRLALVGLLVGASSLVSVASPFLLREILDVAIPGRRTGLLTLLALGMIATAVTTSVFGVLQTLLSTTVGQRVMHDLRTGVYAKLQRMPLAFFTRTRTGEVQSRIANDIGGMQATVTSTATSLVSNLTSVVATVVAMVALDWRLTVVSLLLLPVFVWISRRVGNERKKITAQRQKQMASMSAMVTESLSVSGILLGRTMGRADSLTRTFADESERLVGLEVRANMAGRWRMATIGIVMAAMPAVIYWAAGMVLQLGGPAFSLGTLVAFVSLQQGLLRPTVSLLTTGVQMQTSLALFQRIFEYLDLPVALTEPAEPVRLPAPRGEIRFENVSFSYDPEADPTLHGIDLTVPAGGSLAVVGPTGSGKSTLSYLVPRLYDVTGGRVTLDGQDVRDLSFDTLARAVGVVSQETYLFHASVADNLRFAKPDATDDEIARAAKAAQIHDHIAALPDGYDTLVGERGYRFSGGEKQRLALARTILRDPPVLVLDEATSALDTRTEHAVQQAIDALSRGRTTLTIAHRLSTVRDADQIVVLDGGRIAERGTHDELLAADGRYAALVRRDAHRDDERDAHLTTDADPLMTAK
- a CDS encoding MarR family winged helix-turn-helix transcriptional regulator, whose translation is MPTPEPTVTTNLPEQLVRLTRRMQRAQKRHMAHLDIAFTPAQSRLLRIVGHCRGTPPRMADLAERLEVVPRAVTTLVDALEAQGAVRRVPDPANRRVVRIELTDTGRSTLRALRSARRAAAEEILAPLTADQREVLGGLLSTLVDGPGEPH
- a CDS encoding LutC/YkgG family protein, which translates into the protein MSSRDEVLGRVRRALADVPGGERPERVPVRRDYRRVHGSRTAEETVELLAENLADYRAVVHRSDTEGLAVLIRTLLARRGARTVAVPQGLEPWWMAAADAALVEDRAATTARELDTVDSVVTGCAVAVAETGTLVLDAGPDQGRRRITLVPDHHLCVVRVPDQVVGSVPEALARLDPRRPLTWISGPSATSDIELDRVEGVHGPRTLEVILLTGGGAGPLPSR
- a CDS encoding lactate utilization protein B — protein: MNGAYLGMPAFPRAAAAATRDGRLRANLTHATHTIRDKRARAVAELDDWAQLRAAGAAVKDRTLRHLDHYLEQLEAAVTAAGGQVHWAADAEEANRIVTELVRETGEREVVKVKSMATQEIGLNEALAEAGIRAYETDLAELIVQLGNDLPSHILVPAIHRNRSEIRDIFLAEMGRWGRPAPEGLSDSPAELAEAARLHLREKFLSAKVAISGANFMVAETGTLVVVESEGNGRMCLTLPETLISVVGIEKTVPTWQDLEIFLQLLPRSSTAERMNPYTSTWTGTTDGDGPGTFHLVLLDNGRTDTLADTVGRQALRCIRCSACLNVCPVYERAGGHAYGSPYPGPIGAILTPQLRGVEGALESSLPYASSLCGACYEVCPVAIDIPEVLVHLRERVVEGGEVTRRGTRAVLRPARGHAAERAAMRAAGWVFDRPGVLRAGMRLAARTRRLHPRRLPGPGRAWSQTRELPAVPAESFRDWWQRTRGTGTESARQGGEGT
- a CDS encoding SGNH/GDSL hydrolase family protein, whose product is MKDSINSLAWHTGWAASVQRPSEGFHPNWSLEGFGDHTLRQVVRVTGSGTRARIRLSNRYGSAPLEVTGATLARTDKGAAVQKGTVRRLTFGGAASVRIPAGGEVHSDAAELTAEPAAEPTTEPLTEPFASLTVSLYFARPTGPATFHAQAYATAYRAAGDRLTDPDPAAFGETTQSWYHLAAVELADGGPARREAVVAFGDSITDGFGSTLDADRRYPDALAERLAAAGMPRPVLNQGIGGNLLLSDSAWYGERAGERFRRDVLDRPGVRSVIVLVGLNDIGFSEVDLPTYKPAPDHPTAALIAGYQDLIAQARAAGVRIIGGTLLPFKGAEYHTPAAEAKRREVNAWIRGSGAFDAVADFATAVADPDDPEALAPAYDSGDHKHPNDEGYRQMAAAVDLTTL
- a CDS encoding NUDIX hydrolase, which produces MNQPAAHTYLASAVVVHNARVLIVRRSYSERFLPGAWGVPCGKLERGESAASGALRELKEETGLLGAIIAHTGSSAFLSDYQGRRVRNHQENFAVRPLTLDVVLPSADQAYLWARPSELAGIGVDAYNMNVIRQALGGRLDASGLLGPAAAGPLRFASAPFNSPKTVPGRRVRQDRRPSPVESWAVDPAARHRRYS
- a CDS encoding MFS transporter, which codes for MPSAQDTAPDRAVDDGRPPSRLRQLAAASVGNAVEWYDWYAYSFLAAYFADQIFPKSSGNSLVPLLSSFAVFAVGFFMRPVGGLVMGAVADRRGRRSALTLTILLMGGGSLLVALTPTYASAGVLAPVVLVIARLVQGLSVGGEFAASTTFLVESAGPGRRGLFSSFQYVSTSIGQLLASGIAALLAGQLSDRQMGQWGWRVAFLVGAVLSLLGLWIRRGAQETRSAERQAERPGLFEALRRHPRQSLLICGITVGGTIAYYTWTTYLPTYAQVNAGFDKGDSLTIGTLSLAFFAVLQPLGGLLSDRIGRKPLLLGFSLGFAVLAVPLLHLVSDAWISLLLVQCAGMVLLTGYTAIAAAVNAEVFPARVRAAGIGFPYSLTVAVFGGTAPYVGTWFAQAGNAGLFPWYVAVLCLVSFAVYLALPETARQPLER